The window GGGAAACCGCTGGTCTACCTCGACAACGCCGCCACCACGCAGAAGCCCCGGGCCGTGATTGCGGCGGTGCGGCATTATTACTGCACCTCCAACGCGAACGTGCACCGCGGCGTCCACGCCCTGTCCGACCGGGCCACACAGGCGTACGAGGAGGCGCGGGGCCGGGTGGCGCGGTTCCTGAATGCCCGCGAGGACCGGGAAATCGTCTTCGTCCGGGGAGCGACGGAGGCGATCAACCTGGTGGCGCAAACGTACGGGCGGATCCATCTCCTGGAGGGGGACGAGGTCCTCGTCACGGCGATGGAGCACCATGCCAACATCGTCCCCTGGCAGATGGTGTGCGATCGTGCGGGGGCGCGTCTCAAGGTTGCGCCCGTCTTTGCTTCCGGGGAACTCGACCTCGCCGCGTACGAACGGGCGCTCTCCCCCCGGACACGCATTGCCGCCGTGACCCACGTGTCGAACGCCCTCGGTACCGTGAACCCCGTCCGGGAGATGATCTCCATGGCCCACACCCGGGGAATCCCCGTCCTTGTGGACGGTGCCCAGGCCGCTCCCCACGTCCCTGTGGACGTGCAGGCGCTCGGGTGCGACTTCTACGTTTTTTCCGGGCACAAACTGTATGGGCCGACGGGGATCGGCGCGCTCTAC is drawn from Candidatus Deferrimicrobium sp. and contains these coding sequences:
- a CDS encoding cysteine desulfurase; protein product: MNRGSELPSAVPIQAVHDVARVRDDFPILSREVHGKPLVYLDNAATTQKPRAVIAAVRHYYCTSNANVHRGVHALSDRATQAYEEARGRVARFLNAREDREIVFVRGATEAINLVAQTYGRIHLLEGDEVLVTAMEHHANIVPWQMVCDRAGARLKVAPVFASGELDLAAYERALSPRTRIAAVTHVSNALGTVNPVREMISMAHTRGIPVLVDGAQAAPHVPVDVQALGCDFYVFSGHKLYGPTGIGALYGKAEHLEAMPPYQGGGDMILRVTFEKTTYNAVPWKFEAGTPNIAGAVGLRAAIDYLDAIGLEAVSAHERELLAYATKEVGRIPGVRIVGTAREKAGILSFVVEGVHPHDLGTILDHEGIAIRAGHHCAMPLMDLLGLPATARASFGLYNTPVEVDLLAAGIRKARELFR